One genomic window of Medicago truncatula cultivar Jemalong A17 chromosome 1, MtrunA17r5.0-ANR, whole genome shotgun sequence includes the following:
- the LOC112418708 gene encoding uncharacterized protein codes for MEIGMRKTYMYLPTAKDVWDAVKLSYSDIKSFSQIYDLKSKLWNLKQNDKDVATYYNELMALWQELDQCYDYNWRCTEDSVQFTKTQENDRVFIFLAGLNKELDEVRGRILGNNPLPTIRETFSEIRREEARQRVMMGKSNSTTDGSALVTNNFNKDSKKYGKKDGKPWCDHCERYYHTRETCWKIHGKPPNWKKKGEGRALQATSDQEPQSSPNAFPFTKEQLDQMYKLLESQTPSCSIAQKGFDLGEGDWHC; via the exons ATGGAGATAGGTATGAGGAAAACATACATGTATCTGCCTACAGCAAAAGATGTTTGGGATGCTGTAAAACTGTCTTACTCTGATATTAAAAGTTTCTCTCAAATTTATGATCTAAAATCAAAGTTATGGAACTTAAAGCAGAATGACAAAGATGTCGCTACCTACTATAATGAATTGATGGCCCTTTGGCAAGAGTTGGATCAGTGCTATGATTATAACTGGAGGTGTACTGAAGACAGTGTTCAATTTACTAAGACACAGGAGAACGACCGAGTCTTTATTTTCCTTGCTGGTCTCAACAAAGAACTCGATGAAGTAAGGGGTAGAATTCTTGGAAATAATCCGCTGCCAACTATCCGAGAAACATTTTCAGAAATCAGAAGGGAAGAGGCTAGACAAAGAGTGATGATGGGAAAGTCAAACTCAACAACCGACGGTTCAGCCCTTGTCACAAACAACTTCAATAAAGACAGCAAGAAATATGGTAAGAAAGATGGTAAACCCTGGTGTGATCACTGCGAACGTTATTATCACACACGTGAGACTTGCTGGAAAATTCATGGAAAGCCTCCTAATTGGAAGAAGAAGGGTGAGGGTCGTGCACTTCAAGCAACTTCTGATCAAGAGCCACAATCTTCCCCAAATGCATTTCCATTCACTAAGGAACAGCTAGACCAAATGTACAAACTCCTTGAGTCTCAAACACCTTCGTGCTCCATAGCCCAGAAAG GATTTGATCTCGGGGAGGGTGATTGGCACTGCTGA